CATCACAAGATAGTGATTACGATGTGCGATTTGTTTATATCAGGCATCCTGAATGGTATCTTTCAATTGATGATAAGCGAGATGTGATTGAAGTCCCAATTAATAATTTGCTTGACATAAACGGATGGGATATTAGAAAGGCCCTCAAGCTATTTAGAAAGTCAAATCCTTCATTGATGGAATGGTTGAGTTCAGAAATCGTTTACCACGATGCTTATGGATTTAAGCATGAGCTGGTAAAGCTAAGGGAGCGTGTATTTTCTCCAAAGGCTTCTATCCATCACTATCTTAACATGGCGAAAGGAAATTATAGAGACTATCTACAGGGAGAACAGGTAAAAATTAAAAAGTACTTCTATGTTCTTCGCCCTTTGCTAGCTTGCATGTGGATTGAGAAATACAATATGAATCCACCCATTTTGCTCCAAGACATGGTGAATGAAATGATAGTTGATTCCGAGGTGAAAAGAGAAATTGAGGAGCTACTTAGAAGCAAGATAGCTGGTGAAGAATTTAACTTTGAAAAACGTATTGATGTGTTAAATCAGTTCATTGAAGAAGGGTTTGCACATCTTACTGAAATTTCTTCTACTTATAGTTGTGACATGATAGATCCAACTGCGGAGCTTGATGAACTGTATCGCAAATACTTGAGGTTGGTATGGGACTTTACATGAAATAGTAAACAGAGAACAAGAACTATTACCAAATGATCCGCACACACCTTATAAACTGGCATCAATCGGAAGATTTTACAGACAAAAGGGAAAATATGAAATAAGAGGATTGAGTTGGATTGGATTGGATGAAAATAAAATGATTATGCTGGTATTGTCATTATGCATGATTATTACTGTTGGAATTGTTTATGTAGATAATTTAGCAGCTTCGAGCGAACAAATATTGTTCAGTATACGTACAAATAACGCTGATCCGAGGCATTGATCAGTTTTTTCTAAAGGAACGCTATTCATTATATAGCGTTCTTTTTTGTTGGAATTCTATACCTTTAGTAGATGGAATATTTAAATGAATCATCATCTTTTCGGCAGACGCAAATTATGCAGTCTACTTTCAAGTAAGAAGGGACAATCGAAAAATTGAGATATATCATTATGAAATATATACCAAATAAGTTGCGTTGAGTAAAAATATTTGGTTGTGTACAAAATATTTTATATCGTGTAAACTAAGGGTGTAATCAACCAAGATGGGAGGAAATAATTGAATGGAACCATTTTCTTTACCAAAACTGCAATACGATTACGACGAGTTGGAACCTTACCTGGATGCCAGAACTATGGAAATCCATCATGGCAAACATCATGCAACTTATGTGACGAATTTAAACAAGGCAATCGAAAACCATCCCCAGTTCAAGAATGCTACTGTAGAAGAATTGATCAGTCATTTGGACGATGTACCTGAAGAAATTCGTACAGCTGTTCGAAACCATGGAGGTGGACATTATAGTCATAGCTTGTATTGGTCCATTATGAGTCCGACTGGGGGTGGGAATCCTGATGGTGATATAGCGAAGGGAATTGAAAAGCATTTCGGTAGCTTTGAACAGATGAAGGACGACTTGACGAAAGCTGCTGTCAGTCGTTTCGGAGCGGGCTGGGGATGGCTTGTTGTTAATGGGGACAAGTTGGAAGTAATCAGTACCCCAAATCAAGATACTCCTTTAATGGATAAGAAAACACCGATTCTGGTCGTCGATGTTTGGGAGCATGCTTATTATTTACAGTATCAGAACAAACGGCCCGATTTTGTATCCTCCTGGTGGAATGTAGTTAACTGGGAGGAGGTCAATCGTCGCTATAACGAAGCGATTCGTTAACCTCACTCATCTAAACTTTGCAGAAGAGACAGATCGCTTCTGCAAAGTTTTATACTATAAACTCTTATCTTGCTCAGGAAGGAAGGGTATCCATGAACAGACACGCGGCTCGATTACGGGAAAAATCAACAAGAAAAGAAATATTGCTGTTTCTCAAGAAGCGTGGTTCAGTAAGTGTCCAGGAAATATCGGAACATTTGGGAGTGACCCGTATGTCTGTTCGTAAGCATTTATACGCTTTAGAAAAGGACAGTTATATCCAAACCAGCATTCTACGTCAGCATGTAGGAAGA
This is a stretch of genomic DNA from Brevibacillus laterosporus DSM 25. It encodes these proteins:
- a CDS encoding nucleotidyltransferase domain-containing protein; the encoded protein is MKEIIQYEIKKMEQKHNIKILFAVESGSRAWGFPSQDSDYDVRFVYIRHPEWYLSIDDKRDVIEVPINNLLDINGWDIRKALKLFRKSNPSLMEWLSSEIVYHDAYGFKHELVKLRERVFSPKASIHHYLNMAKGNYRDYLQGEQVKIKKYFYVLRPLLACMWIEKYNMNPPILLQDMVNEMIVDSEVKREIEELLRSKIAGEEFNFEKRIDVLNQFIEEGFAHLTEISSTYSCDMIDPTAELDELYRKYLRLVWDFT
- a CDS encoding superoxide dismutase, yielding MEPFSLPKLQYDYDELEPYLDARTMEIHHGKHHATYVTNLNKAIENHPQFKNATVEELISHLDDVPEEIRTAVRNHGGGHYSHSLYWSIMSPTGGGNPDGDIAKGIEKHFGSFEQMKDDLTKAAVSRFGAGWGWLVVNGDKLEVISTPNQDTPLMDKKTPILVVDVWEHAYYLQYQNKRPDFVSSWWNVVNWEEVNRRYNEAIR